The following coding sequences lie in one Spea bombifrons isolate aSpeBom1 chromosome 5, aSpeBom1.2.pri, whole genome shotgun sequence genomic window:
- the LOC128497691 gene encoding 1,25-dihydroxyvitamin D(3) 24-hydroxylase, mitochondrial-like, with protein MKIPSSPLLRSISNLRNIVLNCAGSYHTSTDCLPLPRRPLPFSSLPGPLDCPGIGSLLSVLWNGGLKNQHEIMYKYHQKYGRIFKMNLGIFKSVQIGDPILLETFHRTENVYPKRMEIKPWKLYRDYTGEACGLLTLDGQEWLAMRQAVQAKLLKPKEIFKMDLKINEVLAEFMVYLNRIIDQNGCIDDLYFELNKWSYETICSVLYNERCGLLQKDCNEDAFLFIQSVKKMMQYLGPLMVTSAELHKKFNTSQWKNHTQAWDNIFLTVKQCIEKCLKNTSTDKNDDLLTTIYSEKLLTIRQLSGLFAELQIGGVETTANSLMWLIHNISRNNHVQEKLLQEIQNVLPEGQSPTADTLQKMPYLKSCIKESMRLTPTIPFTSRTLEEDTNLGGFLIPRGTIAMINFHAMTWNDDFFPNAREYKPERWEKEKRSLNPFANTPFGTGKRMCIGRRLAELQLQLALCWLIKNFQFNATDEEPVKAIVSGLMIPTRKLPVSLKKR; from the exons ATGAAGATTCCATCATCACCATTATTGCGCAGCATTTCAAATTtaagaaatattgttttaaattgtgCCGGAAGTTATCACACTTCAACAGATTGCTTACCTTTACCAAGAAGACCTCTGCCTTTTTCCTCTCTACCAGGTCCTCTTGATTGTCCTGGAATAGGAAGTCTCTTAAGTGTTCTTTGGAATGGAGGGTTAAAAAATCAACATGAAATCATG TACAAATACCATCAAAAATATGGAAGAATATTTAAGATGAATCTTGGAATTTTTAAGTCAGTACAAATTGGAGATCCGATTCTTTTGGAAACTTTTCACAGAACAGAAAATGTTTACCCTAAAAGAATGGAGATTAAACCCTGGAAGCTGTACAGAGATTACACAGGAGAAGCTTGTGGTTTGCTTACACT TGATGGACAAGAATGGCTTGCAATGAGACAAGCAGTTCAAGCAAAACTTCTGAAACCGAAAGAAATATTCAAAATGGATTTGAAAATCAATGAG gTCTTGGCTGAGTTTATGGTATACCTCAATAGAATAATTGATCAAAACGGATGTATTGATGACTTATATTTTGAACTTAACAAGTGGTCATATGAAA CAATTTGTTCAGTCTTATATAATGAGAGATGTGGGCTTCTACAGAAAGATTGTAATGAAGATGCCTTTCTTTTTATTCAATCAGTAAAAAAG atgaTGCAGTATTTAGGTCCACTGATGGTGACCTCAGCTGAACTTCACAAAAAATTCAATACATCTCAGTGGAAAAACCACACTCAAGCCTGGGATAATATATTCCTAACAG TGAAGCAATGCATAGAGAAATGCCTTAAAAACACCTCCACTGACAAAAATGATGACTTACTCACTACAATTTATTCTGAAAAGCTTCTCACAATAAGACAACTCTCTGGCCTTTTTGCTGAACTTCAGATTGGTGGTGTAGAAACT aCTGCAAATTCATTAATGTGGCTGATACATAATATTTCAAGAAACAACCATGTACAAGAAAAACTTCTACAGGAAATTCAAAATGTGTTGCCAGAAGGACAATCGCCAACTGCTGACACCCTACAAAAGATGCCTTATTTAAAGTCTTGTATAAAAGAATCAATGAG GCTAACACCTACAATACCATTTACAAGTCGGACACTTGAGGAAGACACAAACCTTGGTGGATTTTTGATTCCTCGTGGT aCCATTGCAATGATTAACTTTCATGCAATGACTTGGAATGATGACTTCTTTCCCAATGCACGAGAATACAAACCTGAGAGATGGGAGAAGGAAAAGAGGTCACTCAACCCATTTGCAAACACTCCATTTGGAACTGGCAAAAGAATGTGCATTGGAAGGCGTTTGGCTGAATTACAGCTTCAGTTGGCCCTGTGTTGG TTAATAAAGAATTTTCAATTTAATGCAACTGATGAAGAACCAGTAAAGGCTATTGTCTCTGGATTGATGATACCAACACGGAAATTGCCAGTATCATTGAAAAAGCGATAA